A region of Lepeophtheirus salmonis chromosome 13, UVic_Lsal_1.4, whole genome shotgun sequence DNA encodes the following proteins:
- the LOC121127853 gene encoding uncharacterized protein isoform X2: MEQIDPYCDPQNPRVVDFESISTAYFKIKDGIICSPCVKSHMLEYTGIDLYFKKDYMQKTGSFKDRGARYALIGLNEDNKTKGVITASNGNHALAISYQGDQLGIPVTVVMPKSAPIMKIENCKKYGAQVIIYGENIIESKDKAMQLSRKNGCIYIDGYDHPRVLAGAGTMGLEILEQTPDLEAVVVPIGGGGLIAGVAKAIKTLKPDVIIIGVEPERAPSFSNAMKYGKPVNTDCQTSLADGLVVSKVGVNSYVTAAPLIDKIVTVNEESIALSILRIVEIEKAIVEGAGAVGVAAILSGLLPELKGKRVVIPLCGGNIDSTIFGRCLERGLAADGRLVKFAINVRDRPGGVAELVDLLHEEGVTIKDILNDRVWVHNDVFSLEINVVVETRSRAHTKSMFDALKSRYGSIDKLEKNVYDTLSIDLSRNSTMQQSQLGEGHPTSIGIDSLQQYDDEGQSTMASIDNYSIKYIRKNSTFINTDFNSVGKIHYENNEDAYSESHKSHSSNPQLTNNEDLIRTPSYFGTESSDDFMSESKDFNEHSNQSIENDEKVGEIQYTYSPPGFTKEDKDNKASTSWSSTKKNTLDQRNSESLNPNINPKYLHSSVNIKKDEGENNMRRTRRDSSTENGDIKLTLGGPILLKPNEDPITSNLNYTKNDGHRNYKKYNNKGNNGAENSSKIKSHSVTKHYVKHDERITSRSSYKRLTEVYNSGAQETDDKSATGTIPPKSINKEAYTNLSKLRSLNVSELKDNSSAIEDGSIVMDKEVDTFNSYSTHTIPSSSTILDDNDDKIKCNKFLRWVEYSEDDDPSNESTHSGSSTTMAEIKYMFDRPLFGRQSNKTGSSYLSNDEMSKFQLNSEELTNVPENEENLRDHSVEDTSVEREDDENIPSYFKTTTSCNPHAAKKYPTFDNNPKNEESADCASRSISKAKVIDSESEVLVAYDDDKQE, from the exons ATGGAGCAAATAGATCCTTACTGTGATCCTCAAAATCCCAGAGTAGTCGACTTTGAGAGTATTAGTACAGcctattttaaaatcaaagatgGTATTATTTGCTCACCGTGTGTT aagtcTCATATGTTAGAATATACGGGAAtcgatttatattttaagaaggaCTATATGCAAAAAACAGGAAGTTTCAAAGACCGGGGGGCGCGATATGCATTAATTGGATTGAATGAGGATAACAAAACTAAAGGAGTTATTACTGCATCCAATGGAAATCATGCACTTGCGATTTCTTATCAAGGTGACCAACTCGGAATCCCCGTTACTGTTGTAATGCCAAAAAGTGCTCCCattatgaaaatagaaaattgtaaaaaatatggagCACAAGTTATCATATATGgagaaaatatcattgaatcCAAAGATAAAGCAATGCAATTATCTAGAAAAAATGGCTGTATCTATATAGACgg ATATGATCATCCTCGTGTACTTGCTGGGGCTGGAACAATGGGATTAGAAATTTTAGAACAGACACCAGACCTAGAAGCGGTAGTTGTGCCCATTGGAGGTGGAGGTTTGATTGCAGGTGTGGCAAAAGCAATCAAAACATTAAAACCTGACGTGATTATCatt gGAGTAGAACCAGAGCGTGCTCCAAGTTTCTCGAATGCTATGAAATATGGAAAACCAGTAAACACGGACTGTCAAACTTCCTTGGCTGATGGTTTAGTAGTCTCGAAAGTTGGAGTTAATTCCTATGTAACGGCAG CTCCATTGATTGATAAAATTGTAACTGTAAATGAGGAATCGATTGCTTTATCCATACTTCGTATTGTAGAAATAGAAAAAGCTATTGTTGAAGGAGCAGGTGCAGTTGGAGTGGCTGCAATACTCTCAGGATTACTTCCAGAACTCAAAGGAAAAAG AGTCGTTATTCCCTTATGTGGGGGTAATATTGATTCTACTATTTTTGGAAGATGCCTCGAAAGGGGTTTAGCAGCTGATGGTAGACTGGTTAAATTTGCTATTAATGTGAGAGATCGTCCAGGTGGTGTAGCTGAACTTGTTGATTTGTTACACGAAGAAGGTGTTACTattaaggatattttaaatgatagagTATGGGTTCATAATGACGTCTTCTCTCTAGAg ataaatgTAGTTGTTGAAACACGAAGTCGTGCTCACACAAAGAGTATGTTTGATGCATTGAAAAGTCGCTATGGTTCTATTGATAAACTTGAGAAAAACGTTTATGACACTTTATCTATAGATCTTTCTAGAAATTCAACGATGCAACAATCTCAATTAGGAGAAGGGCATCCAACATCAATTGGTATTGATTCACTGCAACAATATGATGATGAAGGTCAAAGTACAATGGCATCTATAGACAACTATTCCATAAAATACATTAGAAAAAATTCTACATTTATTAATACGGATTTTAACAGTGttggaaaaatacattatgaGAACAATGAAGATGCGTATTCAGAATCTCATAAGAGTCACTCTTCAAATCCACAATTAACAAATAACGAGGATCTGATTAGAACTCCTTCATACTTTGGTACTGAAAGTAGCGATGATTTTATGTCTGAATCAAAAGATTTTAACGAGCATAGTAATCAATCAATTGAGAATGACGAAAAAGTTGGTGAGATTCAATATACATACAGCCCTCCTGGATTTACTAAAGAAGATAAAGATAACAAAGCAAGTACAAGTTGGTCttctacaaagaaaaatacacttgaTCAGAGAAATTCCGAATCATTAAATCCAAATATcaatccaaaatatttacatagtaGTGTCAATATCAAGAAAGATGaaggagaaaataatatgaGGAGGACTCGTAGAGACTCCAGTACTGAAAATGGAGATATTAAACTTACACTCGGTGGGCCAATACTCCTTAAACCTAATGAGGATCCtattacatcaaatttaaaCTATACCAAGAATGATGGACAtcgtaattacaaaaaatataataacaaaggAAATAATGGGGCcgaaaattcttcaaaaataaaatctcatAGTGTTACCAAACATTATGTCAAACATGATGAAAGAATAACAAGTAGGAGTTCTTATAAAAGATTGACTGAAGTGTATAACAGTGGTGCACAGGAAACAGATGACAAAAGTGCCACTGGTACAATTCCTCCCAAAAGTATTAACAAAGAGGCTTATACAAATCTAAGTAAGTTAAGAAGTTTGAATGTAAGTGAGCTTAAAGACAATTCTTCAGCCATCGAAGATGGATCAATCGTAATGGACAAGGAAGTAGACACCTTTAACAGTTATTCTACACATACAATTCCTTCATCTTCTACAATTTTAGATGATAATGACGATAAAATTAAGTGTAATAAGTTTTTGAGATGGGTAGAATATTCAGAAGATGACGATCCTAGTAATGAATCTACTCATTCGGGTTCTAGTACTACCATGGCagaaatcaaatatatgtttgacaGACCCCTTTTTGGCAGACAGAGTAATAAGACAGGTAGTTCTTATTTAAGTAACGATGAAATGAGTAAATTTCAGCTCAACTCTGAAGAATTAACTAATGTTCCAGAGAACGAAGAAAATTTAAGAGATCATTCTGTAGAAGATACGAGTGTCGAGCGTGAGGACGACGAAAATATTCCTTCCTATTTCAAAACGACCACATCTTGTAATCCTCATGCAGCTAAAAAATATCCTACTTTCGACAATAACCCTAAAAATGAGGAATCAGCAGATTGTGCGTCAAGGTCAATATCTAAGGCTAAAGTAATAGATTCTGAATCTGAAGTACTTGTTGCCTATGATGATGATAAACAAga ATGA
- the LOC121127853 gene encoding uncharacterized protein isoform X1 → MEQIDPYCDPQNPRVVDFESISTAYFKIKDGIICSPCVKSHMLEYTGIDLYFKKDYMQKTGSFKDRGARYALIGLNEDNKTKGVITASNGNHALAISYQGDQLGIPVTVVMPKSAPIMKIENCKKYGAQVIIYGENIIESKDKAMQLSRKNGCIYIDGYDHPRVLAGAGTMGLEILEQTPDLEAVVVPIGGGGLIAGVAKAIKTLKPDVIIIGVEPERAPSFSNAMKYGKPVNTDCQTSLADGLVVSKVGVNSYVTAAPLIDKIVTVNEESIALSILRIVEIEKAIVEGAGAVGVAAILSGLLPELKGKRVVIPLCGGNIDSTIFGRCLERGLAADGRLVKFAINVRDRPGGVAELVDLLHEEGVTIKDILNDRVWVHNDVFSLEINVVVETRSRAHTKSMFDALKSRYGSIDKLEKNVYDTLSIDLSRNSTMQQSQLGEGHPTSIGIDSLQQYDDEGQSTMASIDNYSIKYIRKNSTFINTDFNSVGKIHYENNEDAYSESHKSHSSNPQLTNNEDLIRTPSYFGTESSDDFMSESKDFNEHSNQSIENDEKVGEIQYTYSPPGFTKEDKDNKASTSWSSTKKNTLDQRNSESLNPNINPKYLHSSVNIKKDEGENNMRRTRRDSSTENGDIKLTLGGPILLKPNEDPITSNLNYTKNDGHRNYKKYNNKGNNGAENSSKIKSHSVTKHYVKHDERITSRSSYKRLTEVYNSGAQETDDKSATGTIPPKSINKEAYTNLSKLRSLNVSELKDNSSAIEDGSIVMDKEVDTFNSYSTHTIPSSSTILDDNDDKIKCNKFLRWVEYSEDDDPSNESTHSGSSTTMAEIKYMFDRPLFGRQSNKTGSSYLSNDEMSKFQLNSEELTNVPENEENLRDHSVEDTSVEREDDENIPSYFKTTTSCNPHAAKKYPTFDNNPKNEESADCASRSISKAKVIDSESEVLVAYDDDKQELSKNISKLSSINLDSNEPIDENLSQSHSIAPFGIRDNSTSGNNSIGDQSFVIKHSLSPLTTLHKKNGSDKATDLMDTDNDSTGYHTPSTESTLGKYVRPTICRDFFNSITNTLDADDTTDINKSSSSSESGSEDKKI, encoded by the exons ATGGAGCAAATAGATCCTTACTGTGATCCTCAAAATCCCAGAGTAGTCGACTTTGAGAGTATTAGTACAGcctattttaaaatcaaagatgGTATTATTTGCTCACCGTGTGTT aagtcTCATATGTTAGAATATACGGGAAtcgatttatattttaagaaggaCTATATGCAAAAAACAGGAAGTTTCAAAGACCGGGGGGCGCGATATGCATTAATTGGATTGAATGAGGATAACAAAACTAAAGGAGTTATTACTGCATCCAATGGAAATCATGCACTTGCGATTTCTTATCAAGGTGACCAACTCGGAATCCCCGTTACTGTTGTAATGCCAAAAAGTGCTCCCattatgaaaatagaaaattgtaaaaaatatggagCACAAGTTATCATATATGgagaaaatatcattgaatcCAAAGATAAAGCAATGCAATTATCTAGAAAAAATGGCTGTATCTATATAGACgg ATATGATCATCCTCGTGTACTTGCTGGGGCTGGAACAATGGGATTAGAAATTTTAGAACAGACACCAGACCTAGAAGCGGTAGTTGTGCCCATTGGAGGTGGAGGTTTGATTGCAGGTGTGGCAAAAGCAATCAAAACATTAAAACCTGACGTGATTATCatt gGAGTAGAACCAGAGCGTGCTCCAAGTTTCTCGAATGCTATGAAATATGGAAAACCAGTAAACACGGACTGTCAAACTTCCTTGGCTGATGGTTTAGTAGTCTCGAAAGTTGGAGTTAATTCCTATGTAACGGCAG CTCCATTGATTGATAAAATTGTAACTGTAAATGAGGAATCGATTGCTTTATCCATACTTCGTATTGTAGAAATAGAAAAAGCTATTGTTGAAGGAGCAGGTGCAGTTGGAGTGGCTGCAATACTCTCAGGATTACTTCCAGAACTCAAAGGAAAAAG AGTCGTTATTCCCTTATGTGGGGGTAATATTGATTCTACTATTTTTGGAAGATGCCTCGAAAGGGGTTTAGCAGCTGATGGTAGACTGGTTAAATTTGCTATTAATGTGAGAGATCGTCCAGGTGGTGTAGCTGAACTTGTTGATTTGTTACACGAAGAAGGTGTTACTattaaggatattttaaatgatagagTATGGGTTCATAATGACGTCTTCTCTCTAGAg ataaatgTAGTTGTTGAAACACGAAGTCGTGCTCACACAAAGAGTATGTTTGATGCATTGAAAAGTCGCTATGGTTCTATTGATAAACTTGAGAAAAACGTTTATGACACTTTATCTATAGATCTTTCTAGAAATTCAACGATGCAACAATCTCAATTAGGAGAAGGGCATCCAACATCAATTGGTATTGATTCACTGCAACAATATGATGATGAAGGTCAAAGTACAATGGCATCTATAGACAACTATTCCATAAAATACATTAGAAAAAATTCTACATTTATTAATACGGATTTTAACAGTGttggaaaaatacattatgaGAACAATGAAGATGCGTATTCAGAATCTCATAAGAGTCACTCTTCAAATCCACAATTAACAAATAACGAGGATCTGATTAGAACTCCTTCATACTTTGGTACTGAAAGTAGCGATGATTTTATGTCTGAATCAAAAGATTTTAACGAGCATAGTAATCAATCAATTGAGAATGACGAAAAAGTTGGTGAGATTCAATATACATACAGCCCTCCTGGATTTACTAAAGAAGATAAAGATAACAAAGCAAGTACAAGTTGGTCttctacaaagaaaaatacacttgaTCAGAGAAATTCCGAATCATTAAATCCAAATATcaatccaaaatatttacatagtaGTGTCAATATCAAGAAAGATGaaggagaaaataatatgaGGAGGACTCGTAGAGACTCCAGTACTGAAAATGGAGATATTAAACTTACACTCGGTGGGCCAATACTCCTTAAACCTAATGAGGATCCtattacatcaaatttaaaCTATACCAAGAATGATGGACAtcgtaattacaaaaaatataataacaaaggAAATAATGGGGCcgaaaattcttcaaaaataaaatctcatAGTGTTACCAAACATTATGTCAAACATGATGAAAGAATAACAAGTAGGAGTTCTTATAAAAGATTGACTGAAGTGTATAACAGTGGTGCACAGGAAACAGATGACAAAAGTGCCACTGGTACAATTCCTCCCAAAAGTATTAACAAAGAGGCTTATACAAATCTAAGTAAGTTAAGAAGTTTGAATGTAAGTGAGCTTAAAGACAATTCTTCAGCCATCGAAGATGGATCAATCGTAATGGACAAGGAAGTAGACACCTTTAACAGTTATTCTACACATACAATTCCTTCATCTTCTACAATTTTAGATGATAATGACGATAAAATTAAGTGTAATAAGTTTTTGAGATGGGTAGAATATTCAGAAGATGACGATCCTAGTAATGAATCTACTCATTCGGGTTCTAGTACTACCATGGCagaaatcaaatatatgtttgacaGACCCCTTTTTGGCAGACAGAGTAATAAGACAGGTAGTTCTTATTTAAGTAACGATGAAATGAGTAAATTTCAGCTCAACTCTGAAGAATTAACTAATGTTCCAGAGAACGAAGAAAATTTAAGAGATCATTCTGTAGAAGATACGAGTGTCGAGCGTGAGGACGACGAAAATATTCCTTCCTATTTCAAAACGACCACATCTTGTAATCCTCATGCAGCTAAAAAATATCCTACTTTCGACAATAACCCTAAAAATGAGGAATCAGCAGATTGTGCGTCAAGGTCAATATCTAAGGCTAAAGTAATAGATTCTGAATCTGAAGTACTTGTTGCCTATGATGATGATAAACAAgagttaagtaaaaatatttcaaagcttTCAAGTATTAATTTAGATTCTAATGAACCAATAGATGAAAATCTCTCACAATCACACTCAATTGCCCCATTTGGAATTAGGGATAATTCAACGTCGGGAAACAATTCCATAGGTGATCAGTCATTCGTCATCAAGCATTCTTTGTCTCCTTTGACAACTTTACACAAGAAAAATGGATCTGATAAAGCCACCGACTTAATGGATACAGATAATGACTCCACTGGTTATCATACTCCTTCCACTGAGAGTACTTTAGGGAAATATGTAAGACCTACTATTTGTAGAGATTTCTTTAACAGCATTACAAATACTCTGGACGCTGATGATACAACTGATATCAATAAAAGTAGCTCATCTTCAGAAAGTGGTAGTGAAGATAAGAAAATTTAG
- the LOC121127853 gene encoding uncharacterized protein isoform X3, with translation MGLEILEQTPDLEAVVVPIGGGGLIAGVAKAIKTLKPDVIIIGVEPERAPSFSNAMKYGKPVNTDCQTSLADGLVVSKVGVNSYVTAAPLIDKIVTVNEESIALSILRIVEIEKAIVEGAGAVGVAAILSGLLPELKGKRVVIPLCGGNIDSTIFGRCLERGLAADGRLVKFAINVRDRPGGVAELVDLLHEEGVTIKDILNDRVWVHNDVFSLEINVVVETRSRAHTKSMFDALKSRYGSIDKLEKNVYDTLSIDLSRNSTMQQSQLGEGHPTSIGIDSLQQYDDEGQSTMASIDNYSIKYIRKNSTFINTDFNSVGKIHYENNEDAYSESHKSHSSNPQLTNNEDLIRTPSYFGTESSDDFMSESKDFNEHSNQSIENDEKVGEIQYTYSPPGFTKEDKDNKASTSWSSTKKNTLDQRNSESLNPNINPKYLHSSVNIKKDEGENNMRRTRRDSSTENGDIKLTLGGPILLKPNEDPITSNLNYTKNDGHRNYKKYNNKGNNGAENSSKIKSHSVTKHYVKHDERITSRSSYKRLTEVYNSGAQETDDKSATGTIPPKSINKEAYTNLSKLRSLNVSELKDNSSAIEDGSIVMDKEVDTFNSYSTHTIPSSSTILDDNDDKIKCNKFLRWVEYSEDDDPSNESTHSGSSTTMAEIKYMFDRPLFGRQSNKTGSSYLSNDEMSKFQLNSEELTNVPENEENLRDHSVEDTSVEREDDENIPSYFKTTTSCNPHAAKKYPTFDNNPKNEESADCASRSISKAKVIDSESEVLVAYDDDKQELSKNISKLSSINLDSNEPIDENLSQSHSIAPFGIRDNSTSGNNSIGDQSFVIKHSLSPLTTLHKKNGSDKATDLMDTDNDSTGYHTPSTESTLGKYVRPTICRDFFNSITNTLDADDTTDINKSSSSSESGSEDKKI, from the exons ATGGGATTAGAAATTTTAGAACAGACACCAGACCTAGAAGCGGTAGTTGTGCCCATTGGAGGTGGAGGTTTGATTGCAGGTGTGGCAAAAGCAATCAAAACATTAAAACCTGACGTGATTATCatt gGAGTAGAACCAGAGCGTGCTCCAAGTTTCTCGAATGCTATGAAATATGGAAAACCAGTAAACACGGACTGTCAAACTTCCTTGGCTGATGGTTTAGTAGTCTCGAAAGTTGGAGTTAATTCCTATGTAACGGCAG CTCCATTGATTGATAAAATTGTAACTGTAAATGAGGAATCGATTGCTTTATCCATACTTCGTATTGTAGAAATAGAAAAAGCTATTGTTGAAGGAGCAGGTGCAGTTGGAGTGGCTGCAATACTCTCAGGATTACTTCCAGAACTCAAAGGAAAAAG AGTCGTTATTCCCTTATGTGGGGGTAATATTGATTCTACTATTTTTGGAAGATGCCTCGAAAGGGGTTTAGCAGCTGATGGTAGACTGGTTAAATTTGCTATTAATGTGAGAGATCGTCCAGGTGGTGTAGCTGAACTTGTTGATTTGTTACACGAAGAAGGTGTTACTattaaggatattttaaatgatagagTATGGGTTCATAATGACGTCTTCTCTCTAGAg ataaatgTAGTTGTTGAAACACGAAGTCGTGCTCACACAAAGAGTATGTTTGATGCATTGAAAAGTCGCTATGGTTCTATTGATAAACTTGAGAAAAACGTTTATGACACTTTATCTATAGATCTTTCTAGAAATTCAACGATGCAACAATCTCAATTAGGAGAAGGGCATCCAACATCAATTGGTATTGATTCACTGCAACAATATGATGATGAAGGTCAAAGTACAATGGCATCTATAGACAACTATTCCATAAAATACATTAGAAAAAATTCTACATTTATTAATACGGATTTTAACAGTGttggaaaaatacattatgaGAACAATGAAGATGCGTATTCAGAATCTCATAAGAGTCACTCTTCAAATCCACAATTAACAAATAACGAGGATCTGATTAGAACTCCTTCATACTTTGGTACTGAAAGTAGCGATGATTTTATGTCTGAATCAAAAGATTTTAACGAGCATAGTAATCAATCAATTGAGAATGACGAAAAAGTTGGTGAGATTCAATATACATACAGCCCTCCTGGATTTACTAAAGAAGATAAAGATAACAAAGCAAGTACAAGTTGGTCttctacaaagaaaaatacacttgaTCAGAGAAATTCCGAATCATTAAATCCAAATATcaatccaaaatatttacatagtaGTGTCAATATCAAGAAAGATGaaggagaaaataatatgaGGAGGACTCGTAGAGACTCCAGTACTGAAAATGGAGATATTAAACTTACACTCGGTGGGCCAATACTCCTTAAACCTAATGAGGATCCtattacatcaaatttaaaCTATACCAAGAATGATGGACAtcgtaattacaaaaaatataataacaaaggAAATAATGGGGCcgaaaattcttcaaaaataaaatctcatAGTGTTACCAAACATTATGTCAAACATGATGAAAGAATAACAAGTAGGAGTTCTTATAAAAGATTGACTGAAGTGTATAACAGTGGTGCACAGGAAACAGATGACAAAAGTGCCACTGGTACAATTCCTCCCAAAAGTATTAACAAAGAGGCTTATACAAATCTAAGTAAGTTAAGAAGTTTGAATGTAAGTGAGCTTAAAGACAATTCTTCAGCCATCGAAGATGGATCAATCGTAATGGACAAGGAAGTAGACACCTTTAACAGTTATTCTACACATACAATTCCTTCATCTTCTACAATTTTAGATGATAATGACGATAAAATTAAGTGTAATAAGTTTTTGAGATGGGTAGAATATTCAGAAGATGACGATCCTAGTAATGAATCTACTCATTCGGGTTCTAGTACTACCATGGCagaaatcaaatatatgtttgacaGACCCCTTTTTGGCAGACAGAGTAATAAGACAGGTAGTTCTTATTTAAGTAACGATGAAATGAGTAAATTTCAGCTCAACTCTGAAGAATTAACTAATGTTCCAGAGAACGAAGAAAATTTAAGAGATCATTCTGTAGAAGATACGAGTGTCGAGCGTGAGGACGACGAAAATATTCCTTCCTATTTCAAAACGACCACATCTTGTAATCCTCATGCAGCTAAAAAATATCCTACTTTCGACAATAACCCTAAAAATGAGGAATCAGCAGATTGTGCGTCAAGGTCAATATCTAAGGCTAAAGTAATAGATTCTGAATCTGAAGTACTTGTTGCCTATGATGATGATAAACAAgagttaagtaaaaatatttcaaagcttTCAAGTATTAATTTAGATTCTAATGAACCAATAGATGAAAATCTCTCACAATCACACTCAATTGCCCCATTTGGAATTAGGGATAATTCAACGTCGGGAAACAATTCCATAGGTGATCAGTCATTCGTCATCAAGCATTCTTTGTCTCCTTTGACAACTTTACACAAGAAAAATGGATCTGATAAAGCCACCGACTTAATGGATACAGATAATGACTCCACTGGTTATCATACTCCTTCCACTGAGAGTACTTTAGGGAAATATGTAAGACCTACTATTTGTAGAGATTTCTTTAACAGCATTACAAATACTCTGGACGCTGATGATACAACTGATATCAATAAAAGTAGCTCATCTTCAGAAAGTGGTAGTGAAGATAAGAAAATTTAG